The following proteins are co-located in the Rattus norvegicus strain BN/NHsdMcwi chromosome 19, GRCr8, whole genome shotgun sequence genome:
- the Mmp15 gene encoding matrix metalloproteinase-15 precursor, whose amino-acid sequence MGSDRSALGRPGCAGSCLSSRASLLLLLLVLLDCLGGGTASEDAEVYAAENWLRLYGYLPQPSRHMSTMRSAQILASALAEMQSFYGIPVTGVLDEETKTWMKRPRCGVPDQFGVRVKANLRRRRRRYTLTGKTWSNYHLTFSIQNYTEKLGWYNSMEAVRRAFQVWEQVTPLVFQEVPYDDIRLRRRAEADIMVLFASGFHGDSSPFDGVGGFLAHAYFPGPGLGGDTHFDADEPWTFSSTDLHGISLFLVAVHELGHALGLEHSSNPSAIMAPFYQWMDTDNFQLPEDDLRGIQQLYGSPDGKPQPTRPLPTVRPRRPGRPDHQPPRPPQPPHPGGKPERPPKPGPPPQPRATERPDQYGPNICDGNFDTVAVLRGEMFVFKGRWFWRVRHNRVLDNYPMPIGHFWRGLPGNISAAYERQDGHFVFFKGNRYWLFREANLEPGYPQPLSSYGTDIPYDRIDTAIWWEPTGHTFFFQADRYWRFNEETQHGDPGYPKPISVWQGIPNSPKGAFLSNDAAYTYFYKGTKYWKFNNERLRMEPGHPKSILRDFMGCQEHVEPRSRWPDVARPPFNPNGGAEPETEDDSKEEDVGDKDEGSRVVVQMEEVVRTVNVVMVLVPLLLLLCILGLAFALVQMQRKGAPRMLLYCKRSLQEWV is encoded by the exons ATGGGCAGCGACCGGAGCGCACTCGGACGGCCAGGCTGCGCTGGCAGCTGCCTCAGCAGTCGAGCTTCGCTGCTCCTGCTGCTACTGGTGCTTCTGGACTGCCTGGGCGGCGGTACAGCGTCTGAAGACGCCGAAGTATACGCCGCTGAG AACTGGCTGCGACTCTATGGCTACCTACCCCAGCCTAGCCGCCACATGTCCACCATGCGTTCTGCCCAGATCCTGGCTTCTGCCCTTGCCGAGATGCAGAGTTTCTATGGGATCCCTGTCACGGGTGTGCTTGATGAAGAGACAAAAAC GTGGATGAAGCGACCCCGCTGTGGGGTTCCTGATCAGTTTGGGGTACGTGTGAAAGCCAACCTGCGGCGGCGGCGGAGGCGTTACACCCTGACAGGAAAGACATGGAGCAACTACCATCTGACCTTCAG catccagaactacacagagaagctgGGCTGGTACAACTCAATGGAGGCGGTGCGCAGGGCTTTCCAAGTGTGGGAGCAGGTCACGCCCTTGGTCTTCCAGGAAGTACCCTATGACGACATTCGGCTGCGAAGGCGAGCGGAGGCTGACATCATGGTACTCTttgcctctggcttccatggcGACAGCTCACCGTTTGATGGCGTGGGTGGCTTTCTGGCCCACGCCTATTTCCCCGGCCCTGGTCTGGGTGGGGACACCCATTTCGACGCAGATGAACCCTGGACCTTCTCCAGCACTGACCTGCATG GAATCAGCCTCTTTCTGGTGGCTGTGCATGAGTTGGGCCACGCACTAGGACTGGAGCACTCAAGCAACCCCAGCGCTATCATGGCACCCTTCTACCAGTGGATGGACACTGACAACTTCCAGCTGCCCGAGGATGACCTTCGGGGCATCCAGCAGCTGTATG GCTCCCCAGATGGTAAGCCACAGCCCACCCGGCCTCTCCCCACGGTGAGGCCCCGGCGGCCAGGACGGCCAGACCACCAGCCACCTCGGCCTCCCCAGCCACCACATCCAGGTGGGAAGCCAGAGAGGCCCCCCAAACCAgggcccccaccccagccccgaGCCACAGAGAGGCCTGACCAGTATGGCCCCAACATCTGCGATGGCAACTTCGACACAGTGGCTGTACTCCGTGGAGAGATGTTTGTGTTCAAG GGCCGCTGGTTCTGGCGAGTCCGGCACAACCGTGTTCTGGACAACTACCCCATGCCAATTGGCCACTTCTGGCGTGGCCTGCCTGGGAACATTAGTGCTGCCTATGAACGTCAGGATGGGCATTTCGTCTTCTTCAAAG GTAACCGCTACTGGCTTTTCCGAGAAGCCAATCTGGAGCCTGGCTACCCGCAGCCACTGAGCAGCTATGGTACAGACATCCCCTATGACCGCATTGACACAGCCATCTGGTGGGAGCCCACAGGGCACACCTTCTTCTTTCAAGCTGACAG GTACTGGCGCTTCAATGAGGAGACACAGCATGGAGACCCTGGCTACCCCAAGCCCATCAGTGTCTGGCAAGGGATCCCCAACTCTCCCAAAGGGGCCTTCCTCAGCAACGATGCAG CCTACACCTACTTCTACAAGGGCACCAAGTACTGGAAATTCAACAACGAGCGCCTGCGGATGGAACCCGGCCACCCCAAATCCATCCTGCGGGACTTCATGGGCTGCCAGGAGCACGTGGAGCCCCGATCGCGATGGCCCGATGTGGCTCGTCCGCCCTTCAACCCCAACGGGGGTGCAGAGCCTGAGACAGAGGATGACAGCAAGGAAGAGGATGTGGGAGACAAGGATGAGGGCAGCCGCGTGGTGGTGCAGATGGAGGAGGTGGTTCGGACAGTGAacgtggtgatggtgttggtccCCTTGCTGTTGTTGCTCTGCATACTGGGCCTGGCTTTCGCTCTGGTGCAGATGCAGCGCAAGGGCGCACCCCGCATGCTGCTCTACTGCAAGCGCTCGCTGCAGGAGTGGGTGTGA